A DNA window from Streptomyces sp. CA-278952 contains the following coding sequences:
- a CDS encoding acyl-CoA dehydrogenase family protein yields the protein MHLAPTERQQRLRAELRSYFRALMPDAAGGGTGEGQGKGESGGGGPDAGEQRRLLRRIGADGLLGLGWPEEYGGRGRGPDEQFVFFDEAYRAGAPVSMVTLNTVGPTLMAYGTEEQKAYFLPRILGGDLVFAIGYSEPDAGTDLAALRTRAVRDGDDWVIDGQKIFTSNAQQADWIWLACRTDPEAPKHRGISIILVPTDCPGFSWTPIRTVGGVTTTATYYDGVRVPATNLVGAENGGWKLITSQLNHERVALAAIGMQAEDFYEEALAHARTPDPVTGRRRIDEPWVRARLAEAYARLTATRLLNWRLVDAVGAGAPAPGEASGVKFAGTESAVEVYRMCQEAVGEAALLRGGSPGCFGPGGELERMNRAAQINTFGGGVGEVQREIVATARLGMTRSKR from the coding sequence GTGCATCTCGCTCCGACGGAACGCCAGCAGCGGCTCCGTGCCGAACTCCGGTCGTATTTCCGTGCGCTGATGCCCGATGCGGCGGGCGGAGGGACGGGGGAAGGCCAGGGGAAGGGGGAGAGCGGGGGCGGTGGGCCGGACGCGGGCGAACAGCGGCGGCTGCTTCGCCGGATCGGCGCCGACGGCCTGCTCGGTCTCGGCTGGCCCGAGGAGTACGGCGGCCGGGGCCGGGGCCCCGACGAGCAGTTCGTCTTCTTCGACGAGGCGTACCGGGCAGGCGCCCCGGTCTCCATGGTCACGCTCAACACCGTCGGCCCGACCCTGATGGCGTACGGGACCGAGGAGCAGAAGGCGTACTTCCTGCCCCGCATCCTCGGCGGCGACCTCGTCTTCGCGATCGGCTACAGCGAGCCCGATGCCGGTACGGACCTGGCGGCGCTGCGGACCCGTGCCGTGCGGGACGGCGACGACTGGGTCATCGACGGCCAGAAGATCTTCACCAGCAACGCCCAGCAGGCGGACTGGATCTGGCTCGCCTGCCGCACGGACCCCGAGGCCCCCAAGCACCGCGGCATCTCGATCATCCTGGTGCCCACGGACTGCCCCGGCTTCTCCTGGACGCCGATCCGTACGGTGGGCGGGGTCACCACCACCGCCACCTACTACGACGGCGTACGCGTCCCGGCCACGAACCTCGTCGGTGCGGAGAACGGTGGCTGGAAGCTCATCACCAGCCAGCTCAACCACGAACGCGTCGCCCTGGCCGCGATCGGCATGCAGGCCGAGGACTTCTACGAGGAGGCCCTCGCCCACGCGCGCACCCCCGATCCCGTGACCGGGCGCCGCCGGATCGACGAACCGTGGGTGCGCGCGCGGCTCGCGGAGGCGTACGCCCGGCTCACGGCGACGCGCCTGCTGAACTGGCGGCTGGTCGACGCCGTCGGTGCCGGAGCGCCCGCCCCCGGAGAGGCCAGCGGGGTGAAGTTCGCGGGCACCGAGAGCGCGGTCGAGGTCTACCGGATGTGCCAGGAGGCCGTCGGGGAAGCCGCTCTGCTCCGGGGCGGTTCTCCCGGCTGCTTCGGGCCCGGCGGTGAGCTGGAGCGGATGAACCGCGCGGCGCAGATCAACACCTTCGGGGGCGGTGTCGGCGAGGTCCAGCGCGAGATCGTCGCCAC